In Niallia sp. FSL W8-0635, one genomic interval encodes:
- a CDS encoding helix-turn-helix domain-containing protein, translated as MAIIINIDVMLAKRKMSVTELSEKVGITMANLSILKNGKAKAIRISTLDAICEALDCQPGDILEYRSDGEI; from the coding sequence ATGGCAATAATAATAAATATAGATGTGATGCTAGCAAAAAGAAAAATGAGTGTGACAGAACTTTCGGAAAAGGTTGGAATAACAATGGCTAATCTTTCTATCTTGAAAAATGGCAAAGCAAAAGCAATTCGAATTTCCACATTGGACGCAATTTGTGAAGCGTTGGATTGCCAACCAGGGGATATATTGGAATATAGAAGCGACGGAGAAATCTAA
- a CDS encoding NUDIX hydrolase gives MYFTEAAIREVREETGLEVSNLIYKGLYEYIKARKK, from the coding sequence ATATATTTTACAGAAGCAGCTATTAGGGAGGTTAGGGAAGAAACAGGCTTAGAAGTAAGCAACCTAATTTATAAAGGACTTTATGAGTACATTAAAGCCAGAAAAAAATGA
- the rpsN gene encoding 30S ribosomal protein S14 — protein sequence MSKKSKVVKETKRQEMVEKYAALRMELKEKGDFEALSKLPRDSSPTRLKNRCEVTGRPRGYLRKFKMSRIAFRENAHKGQIPGVKKSSW from the coding sequence ATATCAAAAAAGTCGAAAGTAGTAAAAGAAACAAAACGCCAAGAAATGGTTGAAAAATATGCAGCGCTTCGAATGGAATTAAAAGAAAAGGGAGATTTTGAAGCACTTAGTAAACTACCAAGAGATTCTTCACCGACACGCTTAAAAAACAGATGTGAAGTGACTGGTAGACCTAGAGGGTATTTGAGAAAATTCAAAATGTCCCGTATTGCGTTTAGAGAAAATGCCCATAAAGGACAGATTCCAGGAGTGAAAAAATCCAGCTGGTAA
- the rpmG gene encoding 50S ribosomal protein L33 produces the protein MRVKITLACTETGDRNYITTKNKRNNPDRIELMKYCPRLKKRTLHRETK, from the coding sequence ATGAGAGTGAAAATTACATTAGCATGTACAGAAACAGGAGATAGAAATTATATTACCACAAAAAACAAACGAAATAATCCAGATCGTATCGAGTTGATGAAGTATTGCCCACGATTAAAAAAGCGCACTTTACACCGAGAAACAAAATAA
- a CDS encoding DUF1284 domain-containing protein has translation MYKLRGHHLLCLLGYRGMGYSAEYIENMTRLHHTLRLNPDTIIHLIDGPDHLCEKYPNSGKYHCQDNDIYKRDALILEKLHLKVGKKMQWKEIENSIRKHIFPSDLVNVCETCSWRSYGVCEEGIKQIQQGKGLREVK, from the coding sequence ATGTACAAATTACGAGGTCATCATTTATTATGTCTATTAGGATATAGAGGGATGGGATATTCGGCTGAATATATCGAAAATATGACTCGATTACATCACACTTTAAGGTTGAATCCCGATACAATTATTCATCTAATAGACGGTCCTGATCATCTATGTGAGAAATACCCTAATTCAGGAAAATATCACTGTCAAGATAATGATATTTATAAGAGAGATGCGTTGATTTTAGAAAAATTACATTTAAAAGTTGGCAAGAAGATGCAATGGAAAGAGATAGAAAACTCGATTCGTAAACATATATTTCCTTCAGATCTTGTTAATGTTTGCGAAACATGTTCTTGGCGATCATACGGTGTTTGTGAGGAAGGCATTAAACAAATTCAACAAGGAAAAGGCTTAAGAGAAGTGAAATGA
- a CDS encoding DUF2975 domain-containing protein, translated as MKQVSTLFLKIAVILIGVPILALCIFLVPEIGKFAAELYPNNDYIKYLIMMDFYAAAIPFYFALYQAFKLLNYIDRNEAFSELSVKALKKIKNCAISISAIFVLGLPLFYLIAEVDDAPGIILIGLILIFASMVIAVFAAVLQKLLKEAIDIKSENDLIV; from the coding sequence ATGAAACAAGTGTCAACGCTCTTTTTAAAGATTGCTGTTATTCTTATTGGAGTACCCATTCTTGCATTATGTATTTTTTTAGTACCGGAAATCGGAAAGTTTGCTGCTGAGTTGTATCCAAATAATGATTATATAAAATATCTAATAATGATGGATTTTTATGCAGCAGCTATTCCCTTCTACTTTGCATTGTATCAAGCATTTAAACTGTTAAACTATATTGATAGGAATGAAGCATTCTCGGAATTATCGGTAAAAGCATTAAAGAAAATAAAAAACTGTGCCATTTCCATTAGTGCAATTTTTGTGTTAGGTCTGCCATTATTTTACCTTATAGCAGAAGTGGATGATGCTCCTGGTATCATTTTAATTGGACTGATTCTGATTTTTGCTTCGATGGTGATTGCCGTTTTTGCTGCAGTACTTCAAAAGCTATTAAAAGAGGCAATTGATATAAAATCAGAAAATGACTTAATCGTCTGA
- a CDS encoding efflux RND transporter permease subunit, with protein MINIAEKIIKHRKTIAIVFLIVTIICAIASLTVSVNYDMKDYLPEDAKSTISMEIMEQEFEGSVPTNRVMMNNVTIQEALAFKEKLSAIEGVSDVTWLDDVIDIKAPLEMANKEEVETYYKNETALFLFSIRAGEEVSITDAIYDLIGEENALAGESVNTATQQKMAGTESMYAAAMLVPIIILILVISTTSWVEPLFFLTAIGVSVLINMGTNFFLGEVSFVTQSVAPILQLAVSLDYAIFLLHSFSDYRKKVADPKEAMGLAMKKSFSAIAASASTTFFGFIALSFMNFEIGADLGINLVKGIVLSFISVMVFLPALTLIFYKWIDKTAHKPLLPSFKKVGNTVLKVRFISLILVFLLLVPAFFAQSQTDFTYGVGDQPESTRTGNDVSKIKEQFGESTPIVLLVPKGDVAKEEELVQELERTDLISSVVAYVNTVSAAIPLEYLDESIVEQFYSEHYSRIILQTETKNEGAEAFQLIEKVEQTAEKYYGNEVYAVGESVTLYDIKNTVQKDNKLVNFLTIITVAFVLFVTFKSVAIPIILLLTIQSAVWINLSVPYFTDSTLVYVGYLLISIIQLAATVDYAILLTDAYKEYRTEMTAWEAIKKTVDEKIFSIAISASILSSVGFILWLTSSNPIVSSIGLLLGRGAFLAFILVIFFLPAMLLILDKVIRKTTWKANFYKEK; from the coding sequence CTGATTAACATTGCAGAAAAAATTATAAAACATCGAAAGACCATTGCGATTGTATTTTTGATTGTTACAATCATATGTGCGATTGCGTCCCTCACTGTATCTGTCAATTATGATATGAAAGATTATTTGCCTGAGGATGCCAAGTCTACTATCTCCATGGAGATCATGGAACAAGAGTTTGAAGGTAGTGTGCCAACTAATAGAGTAATGATGAATAATGTGACTATTCAGGAAGCGTTGGCATTCAAAGAAAAGCTTTCTGCTATTGAGGGCGTATCAGATGTTACCTGGCTAGATGATGTCATAGATATAAAAGCTCCTCTTGAAATGGCAAACAAAGAGGAAGTTGAAACTTATTATAAGAATGAGACAGCTCTATTTCTATTTAGTATTCGCGCAGGGGAAGAAGTGTCGATTACAGATGCTATATATGATTTGATAGGAGAAGAAAATGCATTAGCTGGCGAATCAGTTAATACTGCCACACAGCAAAAGATGGCTGGTACGGAATCCATGTATGCAGCTGCAATGCTAGTGCCAATTATTATCCTCATTTTAGTAATATCAACTACCTCTTGGGTAGAACCACTGTTCTTCTTAACAGCAATAGGTGTTTCCGTATTAATAAATATGGGTACAAACTTCTTTCTTGGCGAAGTATCCTTTGTGACACAATCCGTTGCACCGATTTTGCAGTTAGCGGTATCCCTTGATTATGCAATCTTCTTGCTTCATAGTTTTTCTGATTATCGGAAAAAAGTTGCAGATCCAAAAGAAGCAATGGGGCTTGCGATGAAAAAATCTTTTTCAGCCATTGCAGCTAGTGCCTCAACAACATTTTTCGGATTCATTGCATTGTCCTTTATGAATTTTGAAATAGGTGCTGATTTAGGAATCAATTTAGTGAAAGGGATAGTATTGAGTTTTATAAGTGTGATGGTCTTTTTACCTGCACTCACACTTATCTTCTATAAATGGATTGATAAAACAGCTCATAAACCATTGCTTCCTAGCTTTAAAAAAGTAGGAAATACCGTTTTAAAGGTAAGGTTTATTAGTTTAATCCTAGTATTTCTTCTTCTCGTACCAGCCTTTTTTGCTCAAAGCCAAACGGATTTTACTTATGGTGTTGGCGACCAGCCTGAATCGACTAGAACAGGGAATGACGTTAGTAAAATAAAAGAACAGTTTGGAGAAAGCACCCCAATTGTGTTGCTTGTACCAAAGGGAGATGTAGCTAAAGAAGAAGAGCTTGTACAAGAGTTAGAGCGTACGGATCTTATTTCTAGTGTGGTGGCATATGTAAATACAGTAAGTGCTGCAATACCTCTTGAGTATTTAGATGAATCGATTGTGGAACAATTTTATTCCGAGCATTATAGTCGAATCATCCTTCAAACAGAAACAAAGAATGAGGGGGCAGAAGCATTTCAATTAATTGAAAAGGTTGAACAGACTGCTGAGAAGTACTATGGAAACGAAGTTTATGCTGTAGGCGAAAGTGTGACATTGTATGATATTAAAAATACGGTTCAAAAAGACAATAAATTAGTTAATTTCCTTACGATTATCACTGTAGCATTTGTATTATTCGTAACATTTAAATCTGTAGCAATTCCAATCATATTACTTCTAACGATTCAGTCTGCTGTTTGGATCAATCTATCAGTCCCATATTTTACAGACTCAACATTGGTTTACGTAGGATATTTATTAATTAGCATCATTCAACTTGCAGCAACGGTAGATTATGCGATTCTGTTAACAGATGCCTATAAGGAATATCGTACAGAAATGACAGCATGGGAAGCAATAAAGAAAACCGTAGATGAAAAAATTTTTTCCATCGCTATTTCGGCTTCGATTTTATCAAGCGTCGGATTTATTTTATGGCTAACTTCATCTAATCCAATCGTGTCGTCAATTGGGCTATTGCTTGGAAGAGGAGCATTTCTTGCGTTTATTCTAGTAATATTCTTCCTGCCTGCAATGCTATTAATCTTGGATAAAGTAATTAGAAAAACAACATGGAAAGCAAATTTTTACAAGGAGAAGTGA
- a CDS encoding DUF817 domain-containing protein: MRGLKQLIYFGWEQALSCVFPVVIFASLAITKMVELPLLPRYDWLLLICLLMQWVMVRTGLETMDELKVITVFHLIGLVLELFKVHMGSWSYPEDGYTKIFGVPLYSGFMYASVASFLCQAWRRLEVELVNWPPILVVVPLAAAIYLNFFTHHYWIDIRWYLSGLVLIVFWKSWVLYKVNGIKYRMPLALSFVLIGFFIWIAENIATYFSAWEYPNQRDAWSLVHLGKVSSWLLLVIVSFLIVATLKQVKGKMPNS; this comes from the coding sequence ATGAGAGGACTAAAGCAGCTTATCTATTTTGGTTGGGAGCAAGCGTTATCTTGTGTATTTCCCGTAGTAATTTTTGCTTCTTTGGCTATTACAAAAATGGTAGAACTTCCCTTGTTACCAAGATACGACTGGCTGCTTCTTATCTGCCTCTTGATGCAGTGGGTAATGGTCCGCACCGGTCTTGAAACAATGGATGAGTTGAAGGTGATAACTGTTTTCCATTTAATCGGACTTGTGTTGGAGCTTTTTAAAGTACATATGGGTTCCTGGTCTTATCCAGAAGATGGCTATACAAAAATTTTTGGCGTCCCTTTATATAGCGGCTTTATGTACGCAAGTGTTGCAAGCTTTCTATGCCAGGCGTGGAGGAGATTAGAGGTAGAGCTAGTAAATTGGCCACCTATTTTAGTTGTTGTCCCACTTGCTGCAGCCATTTATTTGAATTTTTTCACTCATCATTATTGGATTGATATTCGTTGGTATTTATCTGGATTGGTATTAATCGTGTTTTGGAAGTCCTGGGTATTATACAAGGTAAATGGTATTAAATATCGCATGCCACTAGCACTTTCCTTTGTCTTGATTGGATTTTTTATTTGGATAGCAGAAAACATTGCTACGTATTTTAGTGCGTGGGAATATCCAAACCAAAGAGATGCATGGAGCCTTGTTCATTTAGGAAAGGTTAGCTCCTGGTTGTTGTTAGTTATTGTTAGCTTTCTTATTGTGGCAACTTTAAAGCAGGTTAAGGGGAAAATGCCTAATAGTTAA
- a CDS encoding non-canonical purine NTP pyrophosphatase: MKEIVFVTTNKGKIASAEKELKNIKVTPIQEELSEPRTDDMKEIARQKVLQAYEIVKQPCIALDSGFFIEELNGFPRAYVNHMLDTIGINGVLKLLRDEANRACEFRSCLAYYDGVQITFFESKSQGTISEKIRGLDNDKKWSDLWYIFIPRNFDKTLAEFTEDDFHRYEERKEESCISKFGKWFEGL; encoded by the coding sequence ATGAAGGAAATTGTATTTGTAACAACGAACAAAGGGAAAATTGCATCGGCAGAAAAGGAATTAAAAAATATCAAAGTAACGCCTATACAGGAAGAGTTAAGCGAGCCACGAACAGATGATATGAAAGAAATTGCTAGACAAAAAGTCTTGCAAGCATATGAAATCGTTAAGCAACCATGCATTGCTTTAGATTCCGGCTTTTTCATCGAAGAATTAAATGGCTTTCCAAGAGCCTATGTAAACCATATGCTTGATACAATCGGTATCAACGGGGTATTGAAATTATTAAGAGACGAAGCAAATCGTGCTTGTGAATTTAGGTCTTGTTTAGCTTATTATGATGGAGTCCAAATAACGTTCTTTGAGAGTAAATCGCAAGGAACTATTTCTGAAAAAATAAGAGGATTAGATAATGATAAAAAATGGTCTGATCTTTGGTACATATTCATCCCAAGAAATTTTGATAAAACACTAGCCGAATTTACAGAAGATGATTTTCATAGATATGAAGAAAGGAAAGAAGAATCATGTATTAGTAAATTTGGTAAATGGTTTGAAGGATTATGA
- a CDS encoding DUF1801 domain-containing protein — MENRKLNPKVEEFLSKDSQWKEEYIKLRQIVLECEELTEEFKWMHPCYTIKNKNIVLIHGFKEYCALLFHKGALLKDPQGILIQQTENVQAARQIRFTGLQEIVKLESVIKEYILEAIEVEKSGMEVTIKEHKEYIIPEELVSKFEEIPELKTAFEALTPGRQRAYILHFSQPKQSKTRIARIEKAMERILNGKGLNDCICGLSQKMPNCDGSHKFAGKE, encoded by the coding sequence ATGGAAAATAGGAAACTAAATCCTAAAGTGGAGGAATTTTTAAGCAAAGATAGTCAGTGGAAGGAAGAATATATAAAGTTAAGACAGATTGTGCTTGAGTGTGAAGAGCTAACTGAAGAATTTAAATGGATGCATCCTTGTTACACAATTAAGAATAAAAACATTGTGTTAATACATGGATTTAAAGAATATTGTGCCCTTTTATTTCATAAAGGTGCTTTGCTAAAAGATCCTCAAGGGATTCTAATACAGCAAACAGAGAATGTACAGGCAGCACGGCAAATTCGATTTACTGGCTTACAGGAAATTGTGAAATTGGAATCTGTCATAAAAGAATATATTCTTGAAGCGATTGAAGTAGAAAAATCCGGTATGGAAGTGACGATTAAAGAGCACAAAGAATATATCATTCCTGAAGAACTTGTATCGAAATTTGAAGAAATACCTGAATTGAAAACTGCCTTTGAAGCATTGACACCGGGAAGACAGAGAGCATATATTCTTCATTTTTCTCAACCAAAGCAATCCAAAACTCGAATAGCAAGGATTGAAAAAGCAATGGAGAGAATTCTTAATGGAAAAGGATTAAATGATTGTATATGTGGACTGTCTCAAAAAATGCCTAATTGTGATGGATCACATAAGTTCGCAGGTAAGGAATGA
- a CDS encoding tetratricopeptide repeat protein produces the protein MDGNFDMLVENGWLFKNDENQLLHYFSDIVKKYPNSARAKFELGNVYDYLGQEMKAIPLYEEALEMSLKDEWEAYALIQLGSSLKNVGKLNDALEVLTEAETRFPHLLSISMFLGITLHHANRESEGMKTVLKELCVK, from the coding sequence ATGGATGGGAATTTTGACATGCTTGTAGAGAATGGTTGGTTATTTAAAAATGACGAGAACCAACTTCTTCATTATTTTTCAGACATTGTTAAGAAGTATCCAAATTCGGCAAGAGCTAAATTTGAACTAGGGAATGTCTATGATTATTTAGGACAAGAGATGAAAGCGATACCCTTGTATGAAGAAGCTCTCGAAATGAGTTTAAAAGATGAATGGGAAGCGTATGCTTTAATACAATTAGGGAGTTCATTAAAAAATGTAGGGAAATTAAATGATGCTCTCGAAGTTCTAACTGAAGCTGAAACACGTTTTCCACATCTGCTCTCCATATCTATGTTCCTAGGAATAACCTTACATCATGCTAATAGGGAGTCAGAAGGGATGAAGACTGTATTAAAAGAGTTATGCGTCAAATGA
- a CDS encoding GTP-binding protein: MNNKKIPVTVLSGYLGSGKTTLLNHILSNRENLKVAVIVNDMSEVNIDASLVKQGGFSRTDEKLVEMQNGCICCTLREDLIIEVEKLVQLGDIDYIVIESSGISEPIPVAQTFTYVDVSVGIDLSRFCQLDTMVTVLDAHRFWHDYASGESLLDRKQAVDEMDEREIADLLIDQIEFANVIVLNKTDLVSESKLQELKAVIQEFNPEAKIIESEYSRVPLNQVLNTQLFDFDAASQSAGWIKELNAEHIPETEEYEISSFVYRSNKPFHPVRLMQWLENWPVEVVRAKGFFWLATRNEIAGLLSQAGPSLTIQGAGNWVATYSESEQKEVLEVDPDLQKPWDPLYGDRMTELVFIGIGMNQQQMEEGLDVCLLTDMEMKKDWTKFIDPLPAFFVE, from the coding sequence ATGAACAACAAGAAAATTCCAGTTACCGTTTTAAGCGGTTATCTTGGTTCTGGCAAAACGACTTTGCTCAATCATATTTTATCTAATCGGGAAAACCTAAAGGTTGCAGTGATTGTCAACGATATGAGTGAAGTAAATATTGATGCTTCATTGGTGAAGCAAGGAGGTTTTTCAAGAACAGATGAAAAATTGGTGGAAATGCAAAATGGTTGCATCTGCTGTACACTTAGGGAAGATTTAATAATAGAAGTGGAAAAGCTTGTGCAATTAGGTGATATTGATTATATCGTAATTGAATCGAGCGGAATTAGCGAACCGATTCCTGTTGCTCAAACATTTACATATGTAGATGTGAGTGTAGGTATCGATTTATCCCGATTTTGTCAGTTAGATACGATGGTTACAGTCTTAGATGCTCATCGTTTTTGGCATGATTATGCTTCTGGTGAAAGTCTTTTAGACCGAAAGCAAGCAGTGGATGAAATGGATGAAAGAGAAATAGCAGATTTGTTAATTGATCAAATTGAATTTGCGAATGTCATTGTGTTAAATAAAACGGATTTAGTTTCGGAAAGCAAGCTACAGGAACTGAAGGCAGTTATCCAAGAATTTAACCCTGAAGCCAAAATTATAGAAAGTGAATATTCCAGAGTTCCTTTAAATCAAGTTTTAAATACTCAGTTATTTGATTTTGACGCTGCTAGTCAAAGTGCAGGCTGGATAAAAGAATTAAATGCAGAGCATATTCCGGAGACAGAGGAATATGAAATTTCTTCCTTTGTGTATCGTAGCAATAAACCTTTTCACCCTGTTAGATTGATGCAGTGGTTGGAAAACTGGCCAGTTGAAGTGGTACGGGCGAAAGGATTTTTTTGGTTGGCTACGAGAAATGAGATTGCTGGACTACTTTCCCAAGCAGGTCCATCCTTAACGATACAAGGAGCAGGCAATTGGGTAGCGACTTATTCGGAAAGCGAGCAAAAAGAAGTTTTAGAAGTAGATCCAGATCTACAAAAACCTTGGGATCCTCTTTATGGAGATCGCATGACAGAGTTAGTGTTTATTGGGATTGGCATGAATCAACAGCAAATGGAAGAAGGGCTAGATGTGTGTTTATTGACTGATATGGAAATGAAAAAGGATTGGACTAAATTTATTGATCCACTGCCTGCATTTTTTGTAGAATAA
- a CDS encoding iron chaperone, with protein sequence MEVFAEYLAGIDNPEHRARTEEVLGWVTKKFPNLVPKIAWNQPMFTDHGTYIIGFSVAKHHLAVAPERAGIIQFSDEIVQAGYDYTKQLVRIKWESPVDYFLLEKIIDFNITDKADCMTFWRKE encoded by the coding sequence ATGGAAGTTTTTGCAGAATATTTAGCAGGCATTGATAATCCAGAACATCGTGCTCGTACGGAAGAAGTTTTGGGTTGGGTTACAAAGAAATTCCCGAATTTAGTACCGAAAATTGCTTGGAATCAGCCTATGTTTACGGATCATGGTACATACATAATAGGTTTTAGTGTCGCAAAACATCATTTGGCAGTTGCACCTGAAAGAGCGGGAATCATCCAATTTTCAGATGAAATTGTCCAAGCTGGTTATGATTATACGAAGCAGCTTGTACGAATTAAGTGGGAAAGTCCGGTTGATTACTTTTTACTGGAGAAAATAATCGATTTTAATATTACCGATAAAGCAGACTGTATGACATTTTGGCGAAAAGAGTAA
- a CDS encoding LacI family DNA-binding transcriptional regulator: MTNIKDLARMAGVSVTTVSRVLNNHPYVSKEKRTAVLEAISESNYEQNINAVHLSKGKTQMIGVVLPFSDHPYFALLLKGIAKEALENNYKLVLFQTDYMESRELEALQMLKQKQIDSLIICSRTCDWSVIKEYLQYGRIVLCEDVNGKEVSSTFVNQYKIFLRTLEFLFQKGHEKIGYCIGRKTGPSSKLRARAYQEFLVKNNLTFQEKYIIDQCNYFEDAEKVMDIILNMDRPPTALIVTSDQVAAGIVTYCQKQGVKIPEELAIIGFHNEPIAKMMEISSIEIPLFDMGKNLLQQAISKDITNKEMFFHFIERSTV; the protein is encoded by the coding sequence ATGACTAATATTAAAGATTTAGCAAGGATGGCAGGAGTATCTGTAACGACTGTTTCTCGTGTTCTTAATAATCATCCATATGTAAGTAAAGAAAAGCGGACTGCTGTTTTAGAGGCAATAAGTGAAAGTAATTATGAACAAAATATCAATGCAGTTCATTTGAGTAAAGGAAAAACGCAAATGATTGGTGTCGTTCTTCCTTTCTCCGATCATCCGTATTTTGCATTGCTATTAAAAGGAATTGCTAAAGAGGCGTTGGAAAATAATTATAAGCTTGTTCTATTTCAGACAGATTATATGGAAAGTAGGGAATTAGAAGCGTTACAAATGTTAAAGCAAAAGCAAATTGATTCTCTTATTATTTGTTCGAGAACGTGTGATTGGTCTGTAATAAAAGAATATCTTCAATATGGAAGAATTGTATTATGTGAAGATGTCAATGGAAAGGAAGTTTCCTCTACATTTGTTAATCAATATAAGATTTTTTTGAGAACATTGGAATTTTTATTTCAAAAAGGCCATGAAAAAATTGGCTATTGTATTGGCAGAAAAACAGGTCCAAGCAGTAAATTACGGGCCAGAGCATATCAGGAGTTTCTTGTTAAAAATAATTTAACTTTCCAAGAAAAATATATAATCGATCAGTGTAATTATTTTGAAGACGCAGAAAAAGTTATGGATATAATCCTAAATATGGATAGACCACCGACAGCTTTAATTGTGACAAGTGATCAAGTAGCTGCAGGAATCGTCACATATTGCCAAAAACAAGGGGTGAAAATACCAGAGGAACTTGCGATAATTGGCTTTCACAATGAACCAATTGCAAAAATGATGGAAATTTCTTCGATTGAGATTCCTCTTTTTGATATGGGGAAGAATTTGCTTCAACAAGCCATAAGCAAGGATATTACTAATAAGGAAATGTTTTTTCATTTTATTGAAAGAAGTACAGTTTGA
- a CDS encoding TetR/AcrR family transcriptional regulator: MTISKLDRRKKYTRMVLKDSLIKLLKEKQISAITVKEICELADINRSTFYAHFLDQYDLLEKIEEEIIEDMDGYLSQYSCEKEEDDLQLLERILEYFVSNHDVCQTLLNEKMDTSFEKKVMVFAHQSFMQKWKTINRFENDYSKYVSTFTISGSIHVIKVWSNNGMDKTPKEMADIINNLIKNGLSGV, from the coding sequence ATGACTATTTCAAAATTAGACAGACGAAAAAAATACACGAGGATGGTTTTAAAAGATAGTCTTATAAAGCTTTTAAAAGAAAAGCAAATTTCTGCCATTACCGTTAAGGAAATCTGTGAACTAGCTGATATTAATCGTTCTACCTTTTACGCTCATTTTTTAGATCAATATGACCTATTAGAAAAGATTGAAGAAGAAATCATTGAAGATATGGATGGATATTTAAGCCAATACAGTTGTGAAAAAGAAGAGGATGATCTTCAGCTACTTGAACGGATTTTAGAATATTTTGTATCCAATCATGATGTTTGCCAAACACTATTAAACGAAAAAATGGATACCTCCTTCGAAAAGAAAGTAATGGTATTTGCCCATCAATCTTTTATGCAAAAATGGAAAACCATTAACCGCTTTGAAAACGATTATTCAAAGTATGTAAGCACCTTTACCATTAGTGGCAGTATTCATGTTATAAAAGTCTGGTCCAATAATGGCATGGACAAAACACCAAAAGAAATGGCTGATATCATTAATAATCTAATTAAAAATGGACTTTCTGGAGTTTAA